From Deltaproteobacteria bacterium, one genomic window encodes:
- the thrC gene encoding threonine synthase, which produces MAYKAWFQCIRGCDERYPLDEVIYQCKNCGGLLEVVHDMEALKKTSANQWKELFEERCSRNSWPYGSGVWGKKELVCPYVSDDNVVSLFEGTSNLFWAERFGKELGLKDLWIKLCGNSHTGSFKDLGMTVLVSVVKQMINDGKDISAVACASTGDTSAALAAYCAAAGVPAIVFLPKNKVSLAQLIQPIANNAIVLSLDTDFDGCMEIVKEVTADNKIYLANSMNSLRVEGQKTVGIEIVQQFDWNVPDVIIIPGGNLGNVSALGKGFLMMEKLGITNKRPRIVVAQAQKANPLYRSYQTNYEHFEPVQAQKTLASAIQIGNPVSYEKAVAVLKEFDGIVEEATEEELADAAARGDKTGMFNCPHTGVALAALIKLVKRGEIQSSDKVVVISTAHGLKFTEFKQGYHEGNIEEVSSRYANRPVDLPANVDVVKKAIYDKLEKM; this is translated from the coding sequence ATGGCTTACAAGGCATGGTTCCAGTGCATCAGGGGGTGTGATGAAAGGTATCCTCTCGACGAGGTAATTTACCAGTGTAAAAATTGTGGCGGATTGCTTGAAGTTGTTCATGACATGGAGGCGCTGAAGAAAACATCGGCTAACCAGTGGAAGGAACTTTTTGAAGAGCGATGCAGCAGGAATTCCTGGCCATACGGCAGTGGCGTATGGGGAAAGAAAGAACTTGTCTGTCCCTATGTTTCCGATGATAACGTGGTCTCTCTCTTTGAGGGGACTTCCAACCTTTTCTGGGCGGAGAGATTCGGTAAGGAACTGGGTTTAAAAGACCTCTGGATAAAGCTTTGCGGTAATTCACATACGGGCTCCTTTAAGGACCTTGGCATGACCGTTCTTGTGTCAGTGGTTAAACAGATGATTAACGACGGCAAGGATATCAGCGCCGTTGCCTGTGCCTCAACGGGTGATACTTCGGCCGCTCTGGCCGCTTATTGTGCGGCGGCAGGTGTGCCGGCTATTGTCTTCCTGCCAAAAAACAAGGTATCCCTGGCCCAGCTTATACAGCCCATTGCCAATAATGCCATTGTTCTTTCTCTTGATACGGATTTTGACGGTTGCATGGAAATCGTCAAGGAGGTAACGGCTGATAATAAAATTTATCTTGCCAATTCGATGAATTCCTTAAGGGTGGAAGGGCAGAAGACCGTCGGCATAGAGATTGTTCAGCAGTTTGACTGGAATGTGCCTGATGTCATTATTATTCCCGGTGGAAACCTGGGTAATGTGAGTGCCCTTGGCAAGGGATTCCTCATGATGGAAAAACTCGGTATTACTAATAAGCGCCCGCGGATTGTCGTTGCCCAGGCACAGAAGGCGAACCCGCTTTACAGGAGCTATCAGACAAATTACGAGCATTTTGAGCCTGTACAGGCTCAAAAAACGCTTGCAAGCGCTATTCAGATCGGTAATCCCGTCAGTTACGAAAAGGCCGTTGCCGTGCTAAAGGAGTTTGACGGTATCGTCGAAGAGGCGACGGAAGAGGAGCTGGCTGACGCTGCGGCAAGGGGCGACAAGACAGGTATGTTTAACTGCCCCCATACGGGTGTCGCCCTGGCTGCTCTTATTAAGCTTGTCAAAAGGGGGGAAATTCAATCCAGCGACAAGGTGGTTGTTATCTCGACGGCCCATGGCCTTAAATTTACCGAATTCAAGCAGGGCTATCATGAAGGGAACATTGAAGAGGTATCGTCCCGTTATGCCAACAGGCCCGTAGACCTTCCCGCTAATGTTGATGTCGTTAAAAAGGCTATCTACGATAAGCTGGAAAAAATGTGA